From Pararhodobacter zhoushanensis, the proteins below share one genomic window:
- a CDS encoding glutathione S-transferase family protein, which translates to MTTLFHAYHTRSSALVTLVNELGAQIEIRDVSIPRLDGKGGRDPANPHPEGKVPYLTDGAESLHERGAIMLYLTDKFPKAGMGPLAGEAGRGAYLSWLSYYQGVMEPVILLKMSGLSHPYFDAALRDFDTMMARLTEVLKQGPWLLGERYSAADILCSSPFGWLPSLLEGYPTIHAWVERCNARPAAAAAMARDAEQAARAA; encoded by the coding sequence ATGACGACTCTGTTCCATGCGTATCACACCCGCTCGTCGGCACTTGTCACGCTGGTCAATGAACTCGGTGCCCAGATCGAAATCCGCGACGTGAGCATCCCGCGGCTGGATGGCAAAGGCGGCCGTGACCCGGCCAACCCGCATCCCGAAGGCAAGGTGCCCTATCTGACCGATGGTGCCGAGAGCCTGCACGAGCGGGGCGCGATCATGCTCTATCTGACCGACAAATTCCCCAAAGCCGGGATGGGGCCCCTGGCAGGCGAGGCCGGGCGCGGGGCGTATCTGTCGTGGCTGTCGTATTACCAAGGGGTGATGGAGCCGGTCATTCTGCTGAAAATGTCGGGCCTGTCGCATCCCTACTTCGACGCAGCTCTGCGCGATTTCGATACAATGATGGCGCGGTTGACCGAGGTGCTCAAGCAAGGGCCGTGGCTGCTGGGCGAGCGTTATTCAGCGGCGGATATCCTGTGTTCGTCACCTTTTGGCTGGCTGCCGTCGCTTCTGGAGGGCTATCCGACCATTCACGCGTGGGTGGAACGGTGTAATGCGCGGCCTGCTGCCGCTGCCGCCATGGCGCGGGATGCCGAGCAGGCGGCACGCGCAGCCTGA
- a CDS encoding DUF1993 domain-containing protein — translation MQRRTIHVYAHYLRSFRRILTTAEDFCAQTGRAPEEIMNARLAPHMQPLCLHVQLASDFATDSLDELVGRPPRKLAHSETDFAGLGQRLDKACVYLTSFQPEEFDFVGNQRIAVTVPSGPMTVSGNSFMELFAKPQFFFHMTMAYAILRQIGVPLAETDFMQP, via the coding sequence ATGCAGCGTCGAACGATCCACGTCTATGCCCACTACCTGCGGTCCTTTCGGCGCATCCTTACCACGGCCGAGGATTTCTGCGCCCAGACAGGGCGCGCGCCCGAAGAGATCATGAACGCCCGGCTGGCCCCGCACATGCAACCACTCTGCCTGCACGTGCAACTGGCCAGCGATTTTGCCACCGACAGTCTGGACGAGCTCGTCGGCCGCCCGCCGCGCAAGCTGGCGCATAGCGAAACCGATTTTGCCGGGCTGGGGCAACGGCTGGACAAGGCCTGTGTCTACTTGACCAGCTTTCAGCCAGAGGAATTCGATTTCGTCGGCAACCAGCGTATTGCGGTGACGGTGCCCAGCGGGCCGATGACGGTGTCAGGCAACTCGTTCATGGAACTGTTCGCCAAACCACAGTTCTTTTTTCACATGACCATGGCCTATGCGATCCTGCGCCAGATCGGTGTCCCGCTGGCGGAAACCGATTTCATGCAGCCTTGA
- a CDS encoding cation diffusion facilitator family transporter — MSNRNHTLNVSAGIASVVVAVTLVALKLWALIETGALSVAASLADNALDVMMSVGALAAISYAARPPDEDHAFGHSSAEDLVALVQSALVLLSAAVIGSVAASRLWAVDAAPVKSETAGIVVMIVAVVMTGALVLWQRYVAKATGNRVVAADSLHYLGDLLPTSGVLIALAASSWWELPRVDSVIALMAALWLARSGLSIGRGAWDALMDHAAAPEVLDKINAIAADWPGLTGHHDLKTRMAGSKTFISMHVELDGRQSLNDAHAVADALEHKLEETVPGAEVIIHLDPVGPGSGRIARG, encoded by the coding sequence ATGAGCAATCGAAATCATACGCTGAACGTGTCCGCCGGGATTGCCTCGGTCGTGGTGGCCGTGACGCTGGTCGCGCTCAAACTATGGGCGCTGATCGAGACCGGCGCGCTGTCGGTCGCGGCCTCGCTGGCGGATAACGCGCTGGACGTGATGATGTCCGTCGGTGCGCTGGCGGCGATCTCCTATGCCGCCCGCCCGCCGGATGAGGATCACGCCTTTGGCCATTCCTCTGCCGAAGATCTGGTGGCACTGGTGCAATCGGCGCTGGTGCTCTTGTCAGCGGCGGTGATCGGCTCGGTGGCGGCGTCACGGCTTTGGGCGGTGGATGCCGCGCCGGTGAAGTCCGAAACCGCCGGGATCGTGGTGATGATTGTTGCCGTGGTGATGACCGGCGCGTTGGTGCTGTGGCAGCGGTATGTCGCCAAGGCCACCGGCAACCGCGTCGTTGCCGCCGACTCGCTGCACTATCTGGGCGACCTCTTGCCCACCTCGGGCGTGTTGATCGCGCTGGCGGCCTCGTCGTGGTGGGAACTGCCGCGCGTCGATTCGGTGATCGCGCTGATGGCCGCGCTCTGGCTGGCGCGCAGCGGGTTGTCGATCGGGCGCGGGGCATGGGATGCGCTGATGGACCACGCCGCCGCGCCTGAGGTGCTGGACAAGATCAACGCCATCGCCGCCGACTGGCCGGGGCTGACCGGACACCACGATCTGAAAACGCGCATGGCCGGGTCGAAGACGTTTATCTCGATGCATGTCGAACTGGACGGCCGCCAATCGCTGAACGACGCCCACGCCGTCGCCGACGCGCTGGAGCACAAACTGGAAGAGACAGTGCCGGGCGCCGAGGTGATCATTCATCTTGATCCGGTCGGACCGGGGTCTGGCCGGATCGCACGCGGCTGA
- a CDS encoding LysE family translocator, protein MPEITTLLTYLAVLTGFVFFPGPSILLTLARASTSGTRVGVATSLGIALGDVVHTVLAVVGISAVLMASAQAFWVIKMLGAGYLIWIGLRSLLEKPDTGLTRARPITARQALRQAMLAEALNPKSALFFLAFLPQFVDPARGTVVLQLTVLGLLFILMGTLATMIVALAAGQVSAFLRGNPAIQRWQGKVVGTVYCALGLRLALQER, encoded by the coding sequence ATGCCCGAAATCACCACGCTTTTGACCTATCTCGCCGTGTTGACCGGTTTTGTGTTTTTCCCCGGCCCGTCGATCCTGCTGACACTGGCGCGGGCCTCGACCTCGGGCACCCGCGTCGGGGTGGCGACCAGTCTGGGGATTGCGCTGGGGGACGTGGTGCACACGGTTTTGGCGGTGGTAGGGATCTCGGCGGTGCTGATGGCTTCGGCACAGGCGTTCTGGGTGATCAAGATGCTGGGCGCGGGCTATCTGATCTGGATCGGGCTGCGCAGCCTGCTGGAAAAGCCCGATACCGGCCTGACCCGCGCCCGCCCGATCACCGCGCGCCAAGCCCTGCGGCAAGCCATGCTGGCCGAGGCGCTGAACCCCAAATCCGCGCTGTTCTTTCTGGCCTTCCTGCCGCAGTTCGTCGACCCCGCGCGCGGCACCGTGGTGCTGCAACTCACGGTGCTGGGCCTGCTGTTCATCCTCATGGGCACGCTGGCGACGATGATCGTCGCGCTGGCGGCGGGGCAGGTGTCGGCGTTCCTGCGCGGCAACCCGGCAATCCAGCGCTGGCAGGGCAAGGTCGTCGGCACCGTCTATTGCGCGCTGGGCCTGCGGCTGGCGCTGCAAGAGCGGTGA
- a CDS encoding AMP-binding protein has translation MTTTATQRAPEGALASVPALLARNAVQYANSTAYREKEFGIWQSWTWKQVAAEVEAMALGFLALGMQRGDYVAIIGRNRPALYWSMVAAQRVGAIPVALYQDAVAEEMAYVLEHCGARFAICGDQEQVDKVIEVQETVQGIEQILYLDKRGMRKYDHAKMNWLMDAQTEGRAARSRLEAELTKRTAELTYDSTCIMLYTSGTTGKPKGVVLSNRNIIESAKASAAFDSLTFRDEIVAYLPMAWVGDYIFSVGQAYWVGFCVNCPESATTLMSDLREIGPTYFFSPPRIFETMLTTVMIRMEDASKTKKGLFDRYMALARRVGGAILDGKPVSAADRMNYRLGEVLVYGPLKNTLGLTNIRVAYTAGEAIGPEIFDFYRSLGINLKQLYGQTEASVFITQQPDGEVRSDTVGVPSPGVEVKIADSGEVFYRSPGTFVEYYKNPESTASTKDAEGWVATGDAGFFEEGTGHLRIIDRAKDVGKMADGRLFAPKYVENKLKFFPNILEAVVFGNGRDRCVAFVNIDLAAVGNWAERNNIGYSSYQELAGHPQVLDTIQSHIEEVNASVAQDPMLSGCQIHRFLVLHKELDADDGEMTRTRKVRRAIVADKFADLIDGLYAGADTIATETAVSYEDGRKGVLKATLSLRDAKVFDTAEAQRMAAE, from the coding sequence GTGACCACAACCGCAACGCAACGTGCCCCTGAGGGCGCGCTGGCCTCGGTGCCGGCGCTTTTGGCGCGCAATGCCGTCCAATACGCCAATTCCACCGCTTACCGGGAAAAGGAATTCGGTATCTGGCAGTCTTGGACCTGGAAACAGGTTGCCGCCGAGGTCGAGGCGATGGCGCTGGGCTTTCTGGCGCTGGGCATGCAGCGCGGTGATTACGTCGCGATCATCGGGCGCAATCGCCCGGCGCTTTATTGGTCGATGGTCGCCGCGCAGCGCGTCGGCGCGATTCCGGTGGCGCTGTATCAGGACGCGGTGGCCGAAGAGATGGCCTATGTGCTGGAACATTGCGGCGCGCGCTTTGCGATCTGTGGCGATCAAGAGCAGGTCGACAAGGTGATCGAGGTGCAGGAAACGGTGCAGGGCATCGAGCAGATCCTGTATCTGGACAAGCGCGGCATGCGCAAATACGACCACGCCAAGATGAACTGGCTGATGGACGCGCAAACCGAAGGTCGCGCCGCGCGCAGCCGGCTGGAAGCCGAACTGACCAAGCGCACCGCCGAGCTGACCTACGACAGCACCTGCATCATGCTTTATACCTCGGGCACCACCGGCAAGCCCAAGGGCGTCGTGCTGTCGAACCGCAACATCATCGAATCCGCCAAGGCTTCGGCCGCGTTCGACAGCCTGACCTTCCGGGACGAGATCGTCGCCTATCTGCCGATGGCATGGGTCGGGGATTACATCTTTTCCGTGGGCCAAGCCTATTGGGTGGGGTTCTGCGTGAACTGCCCGGAAAGTGCGACGACGCTGATGTCGGACCTGCGCGAGATCGGGCCGACCTATTTCTTCTCACCGCCGCGGATCTTCGAGACCATGCTCACCACGGTGATGATCCGCATGGAGGACGCCAGCAAGACCAAGAAGGGCCTGTTCGACCGCTATATGGCGCTGGCGCGGCGGGTTGGCGGGGCGATTCTGGACGGCAAGCCGGTCAGCGCCGCCGACCGCATGAACTATCGTCTGGGCGAGGTGCTGGTCTACGGCCCGCTCAAGAACACGCTGGGCCTGACGAATATCCGCGTCGCCTATACTGCCGGTGAGGCAATCGGGCCGGAGATCTTCGATTTCTACCGCTCGCTGGGCATCAACCTGAAACAGCTCTACGGCCAGACCGAGGCGTCGGTGTTCATCACCCAGCAGCCGGACGGCGAGGTCCGTTCGGATACCGTGGGCGTTCCCAGCCCCGGCGTTGAGGTCAAGATCGCCGACAGTGGCGAGGTCTTCTACCGCTCGCCCGGCACGTTCGTCGAGTATTACAAAAACCCCGAATCCACCGCCTCGACCAAGGATGCCGAGGGTTGGGTCGCCACCGGGGACGCCGGGTTCTTCGAGGAAGGCACCGGGCATCTGCGCATCATCGACCGGGCCAAGGACGTAGGCAAGATGGCCGATGGCCGCCTGTTCGCGCCCAAATATGTTGAGAACAAGCTCAAGTTCTTCCCCAATATCCTCGAGGCGGTGGTCTTCGGCAATGGCCGCGACCGCTGCGTCGCCTTCGTCAACATCGACCTTGCCGCTGTCGGCAACTGGGCCGAGCGCAACAACATCGGCTATTCCAGCTATCAGGAACTTGCCGGGCACCCGCAGGTGCTGGACACGATCCAGAGCCATATCGAAGAGGTCAACGCTTCGGTCGCGCAAGACCCGATGCTGTCGGGCTGCCAGATCCACCGCTTTCTGGTGCTGCACAAGGAACTCGACGCCGATGACGGCGAGATGACCCGCACCCGCAAGGTCCGCCGCGCCATCGTCGCCGACAAGTTCGCCGACCTGATCGACGGGCTTTATGCCGGGGCCGACACCATCGCGACCGAAACGGCGGTCAGCTACGAGGACGGGCGCAAGGGCGTGCTGAAAGCAACCCTGTCGCTGCGCGACGCCAAGGTGTTCGATACCGCCGAAGCGCAGCGGATGGCGGCGGAATAA
- a CDS encoding ABC transporter ATP-binding protein: MLDTQQDGYLTADGRQIGPVVLELKNITLRFGGVEAIKDISFDIRTGEVRAIIGPNGAGKSSMMNVISGFYNPQEGDVIYKGYKRAKMAPYQVARTGIARTFQNIALFEGMSVLDNIMTGRMNLMKTGFLSQALWWGRAAREEDEHRAAVERIIDFLEIQHIRKTPVSRLPYGLKKRVELARALAAEPQILLLDEPMAGMNVEEKEDMSRFILDVNDEFGTTIVLIEHDMGVVMDLSDRVVVMDYGKKIGDGTPDEVRGNQAVIDAYLGVTHD, encoded by the coding sequence ATGCTGGACACGCAACAAGACGGCTATCTCACCGCCGACGGTCGCCAGATCGGCCCCGTGGTGCTGGAACTCAAGAACATCACCCTGCGCTTTGGAGGCGTCGAGGCGATCAAGGACATCTCTTTCGACATCCGCACCGGCGAGGTCCGGGCGATCATCGGGCCGAACGGCGCGGGCAAGTCGTCGATGATGAACGTCATCTCGGGGTTCTATAACCCGCAAGAGGGCGACGTGATCTACAAGGGCTACAAGCGGGCAAAGATGGCCCCCTATCAGGTGGCCCGCACCGGCATCGCGCGGACCTTCCAGAACATCGCGCTGTTCGAGGGCATGTCGGTTCTCGACAACATCATGACCGGGCGCATGAACCTGATGAAAACCGGGTTCCTCAGTCAGGCGCTGTGGTGGGGCCGTGCCGCGCGCGAGGAAGACGAGCACCGCGCAGCGGTCGAGCGGATCATCGACTTTCTGGAAATCCAGCACATCCGCAAAACCCCGGTCTCGCGCTTGCCTTACGGGCTGAAAAAGCGCGTGGAACTGGCCCGCGCGCTGGCCGCCGAGCCGCAGATCCTGCTGCTGGACGAACCGATGGCGGGCATGAACGTCGAGGAAAAAGAGGACATGAGCCGCTTCATCCTGGATGTGAACGACGAATTCGGCACCACGATCGTGCTGATCGAGCATGACATGGGCGTGGTCATGGACCTCAGCGACCGCGTGGTGGTGATGGATTACGGCAAGAAGATCGGCGACGGCACACCCGACGAGGTGCGGGGCAATCAGGCCGTCATCGACGCATATCTGGGGGTGACGCATGACTGA
- a CDS encoding branched-chain amino acid ABC transporter permease: MSDTVLFALEAAVNGFTVGIMYSLVALGFVLIFKASGIFNFAQGVMALFAALTLVGFQNGQVPFAPLINAVFGTSVHDFGFNMPSLLAIPATVVVMVGMAWLIERLVLKHLVNQEPIILFMATIGLAFFLEGLGDIMWGAEVKRLDVGIPQGMSGAVDDFTYNWLGYGFYLDTLNLWALVIAGVMVTALVIFSQYTKQGRALRAVADDHQAALSVGISLRFIWVLTWSIAGIVALVAGIMWGSKSGVQFSLSLIALKALPVLILGGFTSIPGAIVGGLLIGVGEKLFDFFMQPVIGGATENWFAYMLALVFLLFRPQGLFGEKIIERV, translated from the coding sequence ATGTCTGATACCGTCCTTTTCGCGCTGGAAGCCGCGGTCAACGGCTTTACCGTCGGCATCATGTATTCGCTGGTGGCGCTGGGCTTTGTGTTGATCTTCAAGGCGTCGGGCATCTTCAACTTTGCGCAAGGCGTGATGGCACTGTTCGCGGCGCTGACGCTGGTCGGCTTTCAGAACGGGCAGGTGCCCTTCGCGCCCTTGATCAACGCAGTCTTCGGCACCTCGGTGCATGACTTCGGGTTCAACATGCCCAGCCTGCTGGCGATCCCGGCAACGGTGGTGGTGATGGTCGGCATGGCCTGGCTGATCGAGCGGCTGGTGCTGAAGCATCTGGTCAATCAGGAGCCGATCATCCTGTTCATGGCGACCATCGGTCTGGCCTTCTTTCTTGAGGGGCTGGGCGACATCATGTGGGGCGCCGAGGTCAAGCGGCTCGACGTCGGCATCCCGCAGGGCATGTCGGGCGCGGTGGATGACTTCACCTATAACTGGCTTGGCTATGGCTTCTATCTGGACACGCTGAACCTGTGGGCGCTGGTGATCGCCGGGGTGATGGTGACGGCGCTGGTGATCTTTTCGCAATACACCAAGCAGGGCCGCGCGCTGCGCGCGGTGGCCGATGACCACCAGGCCGCGCTGTCGGTCGGTATCTCGCTGCGCTTCATCTGGGTGCTGACGTGGTCGATTGCCGGGATCGTTGCGCTGGTCGCCGGGATCATGTGGGGCTCGAAATCGGGCGTGCAGTTCTCGCTGTCGCTGATCGCCCTCAAGGCGCTGCCGGTGCTCATTCTGGGCGGGTTCACCTCGATCCCCGGGGCGATCGTCGGCGGGTTGCTGATCGGTGTCGGCGAAAAGCTGTTCGACTTCTTCATGCAGCCGGTCATCGGCGGCGCGACGGAAAACTGGTTCGCCTATATGCTCGCCCTCGTGTTCCTGCTGTTTCGTCCGCAGGGCCTGTTCGGCGAAAAGATCATCGAGAGGGTCTGA
- a CDS encoding branched-chain amino acid ABC transporter permease: MLYREAGDFKTSYASDNQTFPIRFDRVAYWVVMAFAFLVLPLIMGDYWANSVVVPFLIYVIAALGLNILIGYTGLLSLGTAAFMAVGAYATFKLTTAFPGMPIYIVFLLSGLITSAVGVLFGLPSLKIKGFYLAVATLAAQFFLIWLFTRVGWFFNYSSTGQISMPERSMFGVLITGASASSTAVYFTCLIFVVGMAWLARNLTRGTVGRSWMAIRDMDIAAEIIGVNPLIAKLSAFAVSSFFVGVAGALTFAVYLGAAEAGEAFGINKSFLVLFMVIIGGLGSILGSFLGAAFLVVLPVILKLLLVDTLGWPADLARHLEVMIIGALIIIVLIAEPHGIAALWRTIKDKLRLWPFPH, encoded by the coding sequence ATGCTTTACCGTGAAGCGGGCGATTTCAAAACGTCCTACGCCAGCGACAACCAGACCTTTCCCATCCGGTTTGACCGCGTTGCCTATTGGGTCGTGATGGCCTTCGCCTTTCTGGTGCTGCCCCTGATCATGGGCGATTACTGGGCGAATTCGGTCGTCGTGCCCTTCCTGATCTATGTGATCGCGGCGCTGGGGCTGAACATCCTGATCGGCTATACCGGCCTTCTGTCGCTGGGAACGGCGGCTTTCATGGCGGTCGGTGCCTATGCCACCTTCAAGCTGACCACCGCGTTTCCGGGCATGCCGATTTACATCGTGTTCCTGCTCTCGGGGTTGATCACCTCGGCGGTTGGTGTGCTGTTTGGCCTGCCGTCGCTCAAGATCAAGGGCTTCTATCTGGCCGTTGCCACGCTGGCCGCACAGTTCTTCCTGATCTGGCTGTTCACGCGGGTTGGCTGGTTCTTCAACTACTCGAGCACCGGGCAGATCTCGATGCCGGAACGCTCGATGTTCGGCGTGCTGATCACCGGGGCTTCGGCCAGTTCGACGGCGGTCTATTTCACCTGCCTGATCTTCGTGGTCGGCATGGCATGGCTGGCGCGCAACCTGACGCGTGGCACGGTGGGGCGCAGCTGGATGGCGATCCGTGACATGGATATCGCCGCCGAGATCATCGGGGTGAACCCGCTGATCGCCAAGCTGAGCGCCTTTGCGGTGTCGTCGTTCTTTGTCGGCGTGGCGGGGGCCCTGACCTTCGCCGTGTATCTGGGCGCGGCCGAGGCCGGGGAAGCCTTCGGCATCAACAAGAGCTTTCTGGTGCTGTTCATGGTGATCATTGGTGGGCTAGGCTCGATCCTGGGGTCGTTCCTGGGCGCGGCCTTTCTGGTGGTGTTGCCGGTGATCCTGAAACTGCTCTTGGTCGATACACTGGGCTGGCCTGCCGATCTGGCGCGGCACCTTGAGGTCATGATCATCGGCGCGCTGATCATCATCGTTCTGATCGCCGAGCCGCACGGCATTGCCGCCCTGTGGCGCACGATCAAAGACAAACTACGCCTATGGCCCTTCCCGCATTGA
- a CDS encoding ABC transporter substrate-binding protein codes for MKMTKLAAVLAATLVAAPAVAQDLHFPMLNYRTGPFAPGGIPFADGYQDYLTLINQRDGGIGGLPIRTSECETAYNTERGVECYESIRGDNPLIVQPLSTGITYQLIPRVTADGVPLHTMGYGRTSAMEGETFPWVFNYPANYWDGASVAINHLLAQNGDSLDGKKIVLVYHNSAYGREPIPTLQSLSERYGFELVEIPVDSPGQEQSSQWLQIRRERPDYVLMWGWGVMNAVAIQEAANIRFPMENFIGIWWSGSENDVIPVGAGADGYTALTFHGVGRNYPLYDDIQTYVVDRGMAAGNGDQIGSAVYSRGLYAAMLAVEAARTAQELAGHAQITPAEMRTGMEHLSITEERLTELGLPNFSAPFDVSCQNHGGSGAAMMQQWDADTQTWSLITDWIDADRELIGELATADAAAYAAENSITPGCL; via the coding sequence ATGAAGATGACCAAACTTGCCGCGGTACTTGCGGCGACCCTGGTGGCAGCTCCGGCTGTCGCGCAGGATCTGCATTTCCCGATGCTCAACTATCGCACCGGGCCTTTCGCACCGGGCGGCATTCCCTTCGCCGATGGCTATCAGGATTATCTGACCCTGATCAACCAGCGCGACGGTGGTATCGGCGGCCTGCCGATCCGTACCTCGGAATGCGAAACCGCTTATAACACCGAGCGCGGCGTGGAATGCTACGAATCGATCCGCGGTGACAACCCGCTGATCGTCCAGCCGCTGTCGACCGGCATCACCTATCAGCTGATCCCGCGGGTCACCGCCGATGGCGTGCCGCTGCACACGATGGGATATGGCCGGACCTCGGCCATGGAAGGCGAAACCTTCCCTTGGGTGTTCAACTATCCGGCCAACTACTGGGACGGGGCCTCGGTCGCCATCAACCATCTGCTGGCGCAGAACGGGGATTCGCTGGACGGAAAGAAGATCGTTCTGGTCTATCACAACTCGGCCTACGGTCGTGAGCCGATCCCGACCCTGCAAAGCCTGTCCGAGCGTTATGGCTTTGAACTGGTCGAGATCCCCGTCGACTCGCCGGGTCAGGAGCAGTCCAGCCAATGGCTGCAGATCCGTCGTGAGCGTCCGGATTACGTGCTGATGTGGGGCTGGGGCGTGATGAACGCTGTCGCCATTCAGGAAGCCGCCAACATCCGCTTCCCGATGGAGAACTTCATCGGCATCTGGTGGTCGGGGTCGGAAAACGACGTGATTCCGGTTGGCGCAGGCGCTGATGGGTATACCGCTCTGACCTTCCATGGCGTCGGGCGCAACTATCCGCTCTATGACGACATCCAGACCTATGTCGTGGATCGCGGGATGGCTGCCGGTAACGGCGACCAGATCGGTTCGGCTGTCTATTCGCGTGGTCTCTACGCGGCGATGCTGGCTGTCGAAGCGGCACGCACGGCGCAAGAGCTGGCCGGTCATGCCCAGATCACCCCTGCCGAAATGCGCACCGGCATGGAGCATCTGTCGATCACCGAAGAGCGTCTCACCGAGCTGGGCCTGCCGAACTTCTCGGCGCCCTTCGATGTGAGCTGCCAGAACCACGGTGGTTCGGGCGCAGCGATGATGCAGCAATGGGATGCGGACACGCAGACCTGGAGCCTGATCACCGACTGGATCGACGCCGACCGTGAGCTGATCGGTGAACTGGCGACTGCGGATGCTGCGGCCTATGCGGCGGAGAACAGCATCACGCCGGGCTGCCTGTAA
- a CDS encoding ABC transporter ATP-binding protein gives MFDHSTESETLLEVNNIEVIYNHVILVLKGVSLNVPKGAITALLGGNGAGKSTTLKSISGLLKSERGEITKGSILYRGQSLAGRDPSELVQSGVIQVMEGRHCFEHLTVEENLLTGSYTRKEGRGAIAADLEMVYEYFPRLKTRRKSQAGYTSGGEQQMVAIGRAMMARPETILLDEPSMGLAPQLVEQIFEIVKRLNEEQGVTFLLAEQNTNVALRYAHTGYILENGRVVMDGTAKALRENPDVAEFYLGMSDKGRKSFRDVRSYRRRKRWLA, from the coding sequence ATGTTCGATCACAGCACCGAGTCCGAGACGCTTCTCGAAGTCAACAATATCGAGGTGATCTACAACCACGTGATTCTGGTGCTCAAGGGCGTCAGCCTGAACGTCCCCAAGGGCGCGATCACCGCGCTGCTGGGCGGCAACGGGGCGGGCAAGTCGACGACGCTGAAATCCATTTCCGGCCTGCTGAAATCCGAACGCGGCGAGATCACCAAAGGGTCGATCCTGTACCGCGGTCAAAGCCTTGCCGGGCGCGACCCGTCCGAACTGGTGCAGTCCGGCGTCATTCAGGTGATGGAAGGCCGTCACTGTTTCGAACACCTGACCGTTGAGGAAAACCTGCTGACCGGCAGCTACACCCGCAAAGAGGGGCGGGGCGCCATCGCAGCGGATCTTGAGATGGTCTATGAATATTTCCCGCGCCTGAAGACCCGGCGCAAAAGTCAGGCAGGCTATACCTCGGGCGGTGAACAGCAGATGGTCGCCATCGGCCGCGCGATGATGGCCCGGCCCGAAACGATTCTGCTGGATGAGCCGTCCATGGGACTGGCCCCGCAGTTGGTCGAGCAGATCTTCGAGATCGTCAAACGCCTGAACGAAGAGCAGGGCGTGACCTTCCTGCTGGCCGAGCAGAACACCAACGTTGCCCTGCGCTATGCCCACACCGGCTATATTCTTGAAAACGGGCGCGTCGTGATGGACGGCACGGCCAAGGCCCTGCGCGAAAACCCGGATGTGGCCGAGTTCTATCTGGGCATGTCCGACAAGGGCCGCAAAAGTTTCCGCGACGTGCGCAGCTATCGCCGCCGCAAGCGTTGGCTGGCATGA